The following are encoded in a window of Microcoleus sp. FACHB-672 genomic DNA:
- a CDS encoding response regulator, which translates to MMPSNSNSVPTILAVDDSPVMLELLKRTLEGNYRILVADNAVDALSIIYHEKISGLLLDVTMPGIDGLELCRTVRNLPQFQELPIIMLTARDGLFDKVQGRLAGATEYLTKPFNAEQLRQTVDRFFSNSDAEIKDEV; encoded by the coding sequence ATGATGCCTTCAAATTCCAATTCTGTCCCGACGATTTTAGCAGTGGATGACAGTCCTGTCATGCTGGAACTGCTGAAACGAACCCTGGAAGGAAACTACCGAATTCTAGTGGCAGATAATGCAGTGGATGCACTATCAATCATTTATCACGAAAAAATTTCCGGCTTGTTACTGGATGTGACAATGCCAGGAATTGATGGTTTGGAACTGTGTCGCACCGTGCGTAATTTGCCGCAGTTTCAAGAACTGCCCATTATTATGCTAACGGCAAGAGACGGACTGTTTGATAAAGTACAGGGGCGTCTTGCCGGCGCAACCGAGTATCTAACTAAGCCGTTTAATGCAGAGCAACTGCGTCAAACAGTTGACAGGTTTTTCAGTAACAGTGATGCTGAAATTAAAGATGAAGTTTAA